A window of the Streptomyces sp. NBC_01351 genome harbors these coding sequences:
- a CDS encoding alpha/beta fold hydrolase → MSRLMHVGSGPFAPPVARRELVAVSADGARLHVEVHGEDGAPAVVLAHGWTCSTAFWAAQVRELAKGHRVIAYDQRGHGRSPAGAAHGTTALADDLVAVLGAALAPGERAVVAGHSMGGMTIMAAAGRPEFAEHAAAALLCSTGSSRLVEEARVLPLRAGRARTRITGAVLGSRAPLGPVTPVARKVLKYATMGPGSAPDRVEACARIVHACPTKVRHAWSEVLAGLDLDANLAALTVPTAVIGGTVDRLTPIVHARGLAAALPNCVGLTELTGMGHMTPIEAPEAVTHAIRELVDVHVKDTKEKTG, encoded by the coding sequence GTGAGTCGGTTGATGCATGTCGGGTCCGGGCCCTTCGCGCCGCCCGTCGCGCGGCGGGAGCTTGTCGCGGTGTCCGCCGACGGGGCGCGGTTGCACGTCGAGGTGCACGGGGAGGACGGGGCGCCGGCCGTGGTGCTGGCTCACGGCTGGACCTGTTCCACCGCCTTCTGGGCCGCCCAGGTGCGGGAGCTGGCCAAGGGGCACCGGGTCATCGCCTACGACCAGCGCGGGCACGGCCGCAGCCCCGCCGGCGCCGCGCACGGTACGACCGCCCTCGCCGACGACCTCGTCGCGGTGCTCGGGGCCGCGCTGGCCCCCGGGGAGCGGGCGGTCGTCGCGGGGCACTCCATGGGCGGGATGACGATCATGGCGGCCGCCGGCCGGCCGGAGTTCGCCGAGCACGCCGCCGCCGCGCTGCTGTGCAGCACCGGCAGCTCCCGGCTGGTCGAGGAGGCGCGGGTGCTGCCGCTGCGCGCCGGGCGCGCGCGGACCCGCATCACCGGTGCGGTGCTCGGCTCCCGGGCCCCGCTCGGGCCGGTCACGCCCGTCGCCCGGAAAGTGCTCAAGTACGCCACCATGGGCCCCGGATCCGCCCCCGACCGGGTCGAGGCGTGCGCCCGGATCGTGCACGCCTGCCCGACCAAGGTGCGCCACGCGTGGTCCGAGGTGCTGGCGGGGCTCGACCTCGACGCGAACCTGGCCGCGCTCACCGTGCCCACGGCGGTGATCGGCGGCACCGTCGACCGGCTCACCCCGATCGTGCACGCCCGCGGCCTGGCCGCCGCGCTGCCGAACTGCGTCGGGCTGACGGAGCTGACCGGCATGGGGCACATGACCCCGATCGAGGCCCCCGAGGCCGTCACCCACGCGATACGCGAGCTTGTGGACGTACACGTGAAGGACACGAAGGAGAAGACGGGATGA
- a CDS encoding MerR family transcriptional regulator, translating to MAKDETEADTVREYRTEELAEAAGIPVRTLRFYRERKLLPPPRREGRIAWYDDHHLARLRTIAALLERGHTLGGIAELTAAFESGRDVGQLGELLGIGWSEETPVRLSPEALADYFEGEVTPENLAASLDLGYLAVDGDAIVHVSRRLLDVSSALVREGVPLAAVLETGRQVRAHADAMAALFTELIAAHIPGEDAPTRLRPLAKSVVEAELTMAMDRLLASPPTPPAAQTPSS from the coding sequence GTGGCGAAGGACGAGACGGAAGCAGACACAGTGCGTGAGTACCGTACGGAGGAACTGGCCGAGGCGGCCGGCATCCCCGTCCGGACCCTGCGCTTCTACCGCGAGCGCAAACTGCTCCCGCCGCCGCGCCGCGAGGGCCGGATCGCCTGGTACGACGATCACCACCTCGCCCGGCTGCGCACCATCGCCGCCCTGCTGGAGCGCGGCCACACCCTCGGCGGCATCGCCGAGCTCACCGCCGCCTTCGAGAGCGGCCGCGACGTGGGCCAGCTCGGCGAGCTGCTCGGCATCGGCTGGTCGGAGGAAACGCCCGTCCGCCTCTCCCCCGAGGCCCTGGCCGACTACTTCGAGGGCGAGGTCACCCCGGAGAACCTGGCCGCCTCGCTCGACCTCGGCTACCTGGCCGTCGACGGGGACGCCATCGTGCACGTGAGCCGGCGCCTGCTCGACGTCTCCTCGGCCCTGGTCCGCGAGGGCGTCCCGCTGGCGGCCGTCCTGGAGACCGGCCGCCAGGTCCGCGCGCACGCGGACGCGATGGCGGCCCTCTTCACGGAGCTCATCGCCGCCCACATACCGGGCGAGGACGCCCCGACCCGGCTGCGCCCGCTGGCGAAGAGCGTGGTCGAGGCCGAACTCACGATGGCGATGGACCGCCTGCTGGCCTCGCCCCCGACCCCGCCCGCGGCTCAGACCCCGAGCTCGTAG
- a CDS encoding SDR family oxidoreductase, producing the protein MSRNLEGQVAVVTGAARGVGELLARKLSARGAKIALVGLEPDALKEVSERLHTDSDHWYADVTDHEAMARVAQEVKQRFGKVDIVVANAGVASGGPFVDSDPDAWRRVIEVNLIGGAVTARAFLPVLMESRGYFLQIASLAAITPAPMMTAYCASKSGVEAFAHCLRAEVGYKGVKVGVGYLSWTDTDMVRGADQDEVMKELRQRLPWPSNRTYPLGPAVDRIVAGIERRSAHVYAQWWLRGMQGVRGYLPGIISSVGQREMKRFEPRLAGVSKGLVGAGGAADEKERAQGH; encoded by the coding sequence ATGAGCAGGAATCTGGAAGGCCAGGTCGCCGTCGTCACCGGCGCCGCACGCGGGGTCGGCGAGCTGCTCGCCCGCAAGCTGTCCGCGCGCGGCGCGAAGATCGCGCTCGTCGGCCTGGAACCGGACGCCCTCAAGGAGGTGTCCGAGCGGCTGCACACCGACAGTGACCACTGGTACGCCGACGTCACCGACCACGAGGCCATGGCGCGCGTCGCGCAGGAGGTCAAGCAGCGCTTCGGGAAGGTCGACATCGTCGTCGCCAACGCGGGCGTGGCCTCCGGCGGGCCGTTCGTCGACTCCGACCCCGACGCCTGGCGCCGGGTCATCGAGGTCAACCTCATCGGCGGGGCCGTCACGGCGCGCGCGTTCCTGCCCGTACTGATGGAGAGCCGCGGCTACTTCCTGCAGATCGCCTCGCTCGCCGCGATCACCCCGGCCCCGATGATGACCGCGTACTGCGCCTCCAAGTCGGGTGTCGAGGCCTTCGCGCACTGTCTGCGCGCCGAGGTCGGCTACAAGGGCGTCAAGGTCGGCGTCGGCTACCTCTCCTGGACCGACACCGACATGGTGCGCGGCGCCGACCAGGACGAGGTCATGAAGGAGCTGCGGCAGCGGCTGCCGTGGCCGTCGAACCGCACCTACCCGCTGGGCCCGGCCGTCGACCGGATCGTGGCGGGCATCGAGCGCCGCTCGGCGCACGTGTACGCGCAGTGGTGGCTGCGCGGGATGCAGGGGGTGCGCGGATACCTGCCCGGGATCATCTCGTCAGTCGGACAGCGCGAGATGAAGCGGTTCGAACCGCGACTGGCCGGTGTTTCCAAGGGACTTGTGGGGGCCGGCGGGGCTGCCGACGAGAAAGAGCGTGCTCAGGGCCATTGA